A stretch of Dehalococcoidia bacterium DNA encodes these proteins:
- the sdhC gene encoding succinate dehydrogenase, cytochrome b556 subunit — MASIARRRPPSVPGTHFRPGAIETGTVAFIFHRITGVFLTIYLMTHLVVIGQSVRSKEAFNAALHFVGQPVFVFLDAGLAGIVTYHALNGLRIVGFDLGWGIRRQKLLFWIAVVLAVAVFLASLIAAHELL, encoded by the coding sequence ATGGCCAGCATCGCCCGCCGTCGTCCGCCGAGTGTGCCGGGAACCCACTTCCGGCCTGGCGCCATCGAGACCGGCACCGTAGCCTTCATCTTTCACCGTATCACCGGCGTTTTCCTCACGATCTACCTGATGACGCACCTCGTGGTGATCGGCCAATCGGTGCGATCGAAAGAGGCGTTCAATGCGGCGCTGCACTTCGTGGGTCAGCCCGTGTTCGTCTTCCTCGACGCCGGCCTGGCGGGCATCGTGACCTATCACGCGCTGAACGGCCTGCGCATCGTCGGCTTCGATCTGGGCTGGGGCATACGCCGGCAGAAGCTGCTCTTCTGGATCGCCGTCGTCCTTGCCGTCGCGGTGTTCCTGGCCTCGCTGATCGCGGCGCACGAGCTGCTGTAG
- a CDS encoding succinate dehydrogenase iron-sulfur subunit encodes MAQVQVKVLRYDPQRDAEPHHQDFTVEYVTATTILDTLVAIKEFQDGSLTFRRSCRQGICGSCPMRVNDRERLTCMTRVAEVIGDNGGELRIEPLANLPVLKDLAVDLKPFFDKYRAISPHIIHAATRELPEKEFRMSDERTTHLQQFGACIQCGACYSSCPIVATDDDYLGPAALAKAYRFANDPRDDGRTERLNLVGDEAGIWRCHTIFNCTEVCPKGVEPTYAIQQLKRMNVRKRLGFG; translated from the coding sequence ATGGCGCAGGTCCAGGTGAAGGTGCTGCGCTACGATCCGCAGCGGGATGCAGAGCCCCACCATCAGGATTTCACCGTCGAATATGTGACGGCGACGACGATCCTCGATACACTCGTGGCGATCAAGGAGTTTCAGGACGGCTCGCTGACCTTCCGTCGTTCCTGCCGGCAGGGCATCTGCGGCTCCTGCCCGATGCGCGTCAATGACCGCGAGCGGCTGACCTGCATGACGCGCGTGGCCGAGGTGATCGGCGACAACGGTGGCGAGTTGCGCATCGAGCCGCTGGCGAATCTGCCCGTGCTCAAAGACCTGGCCGTCGATCTGAAGCCCTTCTTCGACAAGTACCGGGCAATTTCGCCCCACATCATCCACGCCGCAACGCGCGAGCTGCCGGAAAAAGAGTTCCGGATGAGCGACGAGCGCACGACGCACCTGCAGCAGTTCGGCGCCTGCATCCAGTGCGGCGCCTGCTACTCTTCCTGTCCAATCGTGGCCACCGATGACGACTATCTCGGCCCGGCCGCGCTGGCGAAGGCATACCGTTTCGCCAACGATCCGCGCGACGACGGCCGCACGGAGCGGTTGAACCTCGTCGGCGACGAGGCCGGCATCTGGCGCTGCCACACCATCTTTAACTGCACCGAGGTTTGCCCGAAGGGCGTGGAGCCGACCTACGCTATCCAGCAGCTCAAGCGCATGAATGTGCGCAAGCGGCTGGGGTTCGGCTAA
- a CDS encoding FAD-binding protein translates to MLQHDILVIGAGLAGMRAAVRAAEIPKINVAVLSKVHPLRSHSGAAEGGINAALTPEDRWEDHAFDTVKGSDYIGDQDAIEFMCEEAPAEVYWLEHAGTLFNRDKAGDLDIRAFGGAVRPRTAFVHDITGHALLNTLYEQLTARGISVYEEWFVTRLIVEDGVCKGVVAWDVINGGLNVIQAKTVIMATGGNGRIYHGRTTNAWSCTGDGMSLAYQAGAPLGDMEFVQFHPTTLKSNGVLLTEANRGEGGYLRNALGERFMANYAPEKMELGPHDLVSRAETIEVLEGRGIDGCVLLDITHLGEAKIMHKLPSTRELCEAFLGIDPVHEPVPVRPGQHYTMGGIRTNRYAETEIHGLYAAGECACVSVHGANRLGANSLLDTLIFGRVAAERAAEYARSTAYQTFSDSWLTSEEERIKGYVGRTGGQKLATIRNEQGIAMAEGMGVFRTPERMQRALEKIKELQERVQQAPIDDKGAIFNTDLLGAVELENMLEQAEIICLGAIARKESRGAHSRLDFDKRDDENWMKHTLAYLGEGGPRLAYGPVTVTHYQPEERKY, encoded by the coding sequence GTGTTGCAGCACGACATCCTCGTGATCGGCGCCGGCCTCGCCGGCATGCGTGCCGCGGTGCGGGCGGCCGAGATCCCAAAGATCAACGTCGCCGTGCTCAGCAAGGTCCACCCGCTGCGCAGCCACTCCGGCGCGGCCGAGGGCGGGATCAACGCGGCGCTCACGCCGGAGGACAGGTGGGAGGACCACGCCTTCGACACGGTCAAGGGCAGCGACTACATCGGGGACCAGGATGCGATCGAGTTCATGTGCGAAGAGGCGCCGGCGGAGGTCTACTGGCTGGAGCATGCCGGCACCCTGTTCAACCGTGACAAGGCGGGCGATCTCGATATCCGCGCCTTCGGCGGAGCCGTCCGCCCACGCACGGCCTTCGTGCACGACATCACCGGTCACGCGCTGCTGAACACGCTCTACGAGCAACTCACCGCCCGCGGCATCAGCGTGTACGAGGAGTGGTTCGTCACGCGGCTGATCGTGGAGGACGGCGTCTGCAAGGGCGTCGTCGCCTGGGACGTGATCAACGGCGGCCTGAACGTGATCCAGGCGAAGACCGTAATCATGGCGACGGGCGGCAACGGCCGCATCTACCACGGCCGCACGACCAACGCCTGGAGCTGCACCGGCGACGGCATGTCCCTGGCCTATCAGGCCGGCGCGCCGCTGGGCGATATGGAGTTCGTGCAGTTCCACCCGACCACGCTGAAGTCCAACGGTGTGCTGCTGACCGAGGCGAACCGCGGCGAGGGCGGCTACCTGCGCAACGCACTGGGCGAGCGTTTCATGGCCAACTACGCGCCGGAAAAGATGGAGCTTGGCCCGCATGACCTTGTCTCCCGCGCCGAGACGATCGAGGTGCTGGAAGGGCGAGGCATCGATGGTTGCGTGCTGCTCGATATTACGCACCTCGGCGAAGCGAAGATCATGCATAAGCTGCCGAGCACGCGCGAGCTGTGCGAGGCGTTTCTCGGCATCGATCCGGTGCACGAGCCGGTGCCGGTGCGGCCCGGCCAGCACTACACCATGGGCGGCATCCGCACCAACCGCTACGCCGAAACGGAGATCCACGGCCTCTATGCCGCGGGCGAGTGCGCCTGTGTCTCCGTGCACGGCGCCAACCGGCTCGGCGCGAACTCGCTGCTCGACACGCTGATCTTTGGCCGCGTCGCCGCCGAGCGCGCCGCCGAGTATGCGCGGTCGACCGCCTATCAGACATTCTCCGACTCCTGGTTGACGAGCGAAGAGGAGCGGATCAAGGGCTACGTCGGTCGCACGGGCGGCCAGAAGCTCGCGACGATTCGCAACGAGCAGGGCATCGCCATGGCGGAGGGTATGGGCGTCTTCCGCACGCCGGAACGCATGCAGCGGGCGCTGGAGAAGATCAAGGAGCTGCAGGAGCGCGTGCAGCAGGCGCCGATCGACGACAAGGGCGCCATCTTTAACACCGATCTGCTGGGCGCAGTTGAGCTCGAAAACATGCTGGAGCAGGCCGAGATCATCTGCCTGGGCGCGATCGCGCGCAAGGAGAGCCGCGGGGCCCATTCACGCCTCGACTTCGACAAGCGGGACGACGAAAACTGGATGAAGCACACGCTCGCCTACCTGGGCGAGGGCGGCCCGCGCCTGGCGTACGGCCCGGTGACCGTGACACACTACCAGCCGGAAGAGCGCAAATACTAA
- a CDS encoding cupin domain-containing protein: MAERSCRVFGPGEGQRYEARGSVMHFKAGSLSTGGRFSLMERTLPPGGRMPPPHVHVDCDEAYYVLDGRVTFILEGVERTEGAETFVLVPGDAAHTFGNRSAAAARLLVLHSPPLDGYFAALDALWRSPRAPSVEDERALMSRFGMRPAKATPRSLRPRRRTARPRTPA, encoded by the coding sequence ATGGCGGAGCGATCCTGCCGTGTATTCGGCCCCGGCGAGGGGCAGCGCTATGAGGCCCGCGGCAGCGTCATGCACTTCAAGGCCGGGTCGCTGAGCACCGGCGGCCGTTTCTCGCTGATGGAGCGCACGCTTCCCCCTGGAGGGCGCATGCCGCCGCCCCACGTCCACGTGGATTGTGACGAGGCCTATTACGTCCTGGACGGTCGGGTGACGTTCATCCTGGAAGGCGTGGAACGGACCGAGGGTGCGGAGACGTTCGTGCTCGTGCCCGGCGACGCGGCGCATACGTTCGGCAATCGCTCGGCCGCGGCGGCGCGGCTGCTCGTGCTGCACTCGCCGCCGCTGGATGGCTACTTCGCCGCGCTCGACGCGCTCTGGCGCAGTCCGCGGGCGCCGTCGGTCGAAGACGAGCGCGCCCTGATGAGTCGCTTCGGAATGCGGCCCGCGAAGGCGACCCCGCGTTCACTTCGGCCCCGGAGACGTACGGCGCGGCCACGGACGCCTGCATGA
- a CDS encoding succinate dehydrogenase/fumarate reductase iron-sulfur subunit: MTAGAEFTMRVWRGDAAGGAFQDFRMAVGEGMVVLDVIHRIQAEQAHDLAVRWNCKAGKCGSCSAEVNGKPRLMCMTRMDIFEPGETITIAPIKTFPPIKDLVTDVSFNYEKAKAVPAFKPKAKEPDGTRRMYQEEVDRVQEFHKCIECFLCQNVCHVIRDHPENKPNFAGPRLFVRYAALEMHPLDTNDRLALLKQKAGLGYCNITKCCTEVCPEGIHITDNAIIPLKERVVTEFNDPVVWLLRTVTGHRRRGGADSGG, translated from the coding sequence ATGACGGCCGGCGCCGAGTTTACGATGCGGGTCTGGCGCGGTGACGCGGCCGGCGGCGCCTTCCAGGATTTCCGCATGGCCGTGGGCGAGGGCATGGTCGTGCTCGACGTGATCCATCGCATCCAGGCGGAGCAGGCGCACGACCTCGCCGTGCGCTGGAACTGCAAGGCCGGCAAATGCGGCTCGTGCAGCGCCGAGGTCAACGGCAAGCCGCGGCTGATGTGCATGACGCGCATGGACATCTTCGAGCCGGGCGAAACGATCACGATTGCGCCGATCAAGACCTTCCCGCCGATCAAGGACCTGGTGACGGACGTCTCCTTCAACTACGAGAAGGCGAAAGCGGTGCCGGCGTTCAAGCCGAAGGCCAAGGAGCCGGACGGCACGCGGCGGATGTACCAGGAGGAAGTGGACCGGGTCCAGGAGTTCCACAAGTGCATCGAGTGTTTCCTGTGCCAGAACGTGTGCCACGTGATTCGCGATCATCCGGAGAACAAACCGAACTTTGCGGGGCCGCGCCTGTTCGTGCGCTATGCGGCGCTGGAGATGCACCCGCTCGATACCAATGACCGGCTGGCGCTGCTGAAGCAGAAGGCCGGGCTGGGCTACTGCAATATCACCAAGTGCTGCACCGAGGTATGTCCGGAGGGCATTCATATTACCGATAATGCGATCATCCCCCTGAAGGAGCGGGTGGTGACCGAGTTCAACGATCCGGTGGTGTGGCTGCTGCGCACGGTCACCGGGCACCGACGCAGGGGCGGTGCGGACTCGGGAGGTTAA
- a CDS encoding fumarate reductase/succinate dehydrogenase flavoprotein subunit has protein sequence MAAADQFETHEYDVIVIGAGGAGLRAAIEASAQGARTALICKSLLGKAHTVMAEGGIAAAMGNVWPEDNWKVHWRDTMRGGKLLNNWRMAQIHAQEAPDRVLELEEWGALFDRTKDGLILQRDFGGHRYARLAHVGDRTGLEMIRTLQQHAVHKGLDVFMECTMQRLLKDGDRISGAFGYWRESGRFVLFKSKAVVLATGGIGKAWRITSNSWEYTGDGTAMALDAGADLIDMEMVQFHPTGMVWPPSVRGILVTEGVRGDGGTLKNSEGVRFMFNYITPYFAAETADNEREADAWYADKRNNRRTPDLLPRDEVARAINAEIKAGRGSPHGGVYLDIASRRDPDYIRKRLPSMYHQFRELAGVDITKEPMEIGPTCHYVMGGVRVDADTTASTVPGLFAAGEVAGGMHGANRLGGNSLSDLLVFGRRAGLYAAEYANALAAAPVVNDDDVAAAAKEMLSPFERSGGENPYAIHGDLQDCMQALVCLIRVEPEMREALGKIAALNERLQHVTVEGNRQYNPGWHLAMDLHSMLTVAEAVTRSAIERKESRGGHTRDDFPDPDPKFGAVNVVTRKRQEALTICQEPLPAIPDDLKPILEEKQ, from the coding sequence ATGGCTGCCGCGGACCAGTTCGAGACGCACGAGTATGACGTGATCGTGATCGGCGCCGGCGGCGCCGGCTTGCGGGCGGCGATCGAGGCGTCCGCCCAGGGCGCGCGCACGGCGCTGATCTGCAAGTCCCTGCTCGGCAAGGCGCACACGGTCATGGCCGAGGGCGGGATCGCCGCGGCGATGGGCAACGTCTGGCCCGAGGACAACTGGAAGGTCCACTGGCGCGACACGATGCGCGGCGGCAAGCTGTTGAACAACTGGCGCATGGCGCAGATCCACGCGCAGGAGGCGCCCGATCGCGTGCTGGAGCTGGAGGAGTGGGGGGCGCTGTTCGACCGCACCAAGGACGGCCTCATCCTCCAGCGCGACTTCGGCGGGCACCGCTACGCGCGCCTGGCGCACGTCGGCGACCGCACCGGCCTCGAAATGATCCGCACCCTGCAGCAACACGCCGTGCACAAGGGCCTCGACGTCTTCATGGAATGCACGATGCAGCGGCTGTTGAAGGACGGTGACCGCATCAGCGGCGCCTTCGGCTACTGGCGTGAAAGCGGACGCTTCGTGCTGTTCAAGTCGAAGGCGGTTGTGCTGGCGACGGGCGGCATCGGCAAGGCGTGGCGCATCACCTCCAATTCGTGGGAATACACCGGCGACGGCACGGCAATGGCGCTGGACGCCGGCGCCGACCTGATCGATATGGAGATGGTGCAGTTCCACCCGACGGGGATGGTCTGGCCGCCGAGCGTGCGCGGCATCCTCGTCACCGAAGGCGTGCGCGGCGACGGCGGCACCCTCAAGAACTCCGAGGGTGTCCGCTTCATGTTCAACTACATCACCCCCTACTTCGCCGCCGAGACGGCCGACAACGAGCGCGAGGCCGACGCCTGGTACGCGGACAAGCGGAACAACCGCCGCACGCCCGACCTGCTGCCCCGCGACGAGGTGGCGCGCGCGATTAACGCCGAAATCAAGGCAGGCCGGGGCAGCCCGCACGGCGGCGTGTACCTTGACATCGCTTCGCGCCGCGACCCCGATTACATCCGCAAGCGCCTGCCGTCCATGTACCACCAGTTCAGGGAGCTGGCCGGCGTCGACATTACCAAAGAGCCGATGGAGATCGGCCCGACCTGCCACTACGTGATGGGCGGCGTGCGTGTGGATGCGGACACGACCGCCTCGACGGTGCCGGGACTGTTCGCCGCCGGCGAGGTTGCGGGCGGCATGCACGGCGCCAACCGTCTGGGCGGCAACTCGCTCTCCGATCTGCTGGTGTTCGGGCGCCGCGCAGGGCTGTACGCGGCCGAGTACGCGAACGCCCTCGCCGCCGCACCCGTGGTGAACGATGACGATGTGGCGGCCGCCGCCAAGGAGATGCTGTCGCCGTTCGAACGCTCCGGCGGCGAGAACCCGTACGCGATTCACGGCGATCTGCAGGACTGTATGCAGGCGCTGGTGTGTCTGATCCGCGTCGAGCCGGAGATGCGGGAGGCGCTGGGGAAGATCGCGGCGTTGAACGAGCGGCTGCAGCACGTCACCGTCGAGGGGAACCGGCAGTACAACCCCGGCTGGCACCTGGCGATGGACCTGCATTCCATGCTCACCGTGGCCGAGGCAGTGACGCGCTCGGCGATCGAGCGCAAGGAGAGCCGCGGCGGGCACACGCGCGACGACTTCCCCGATCCCGACCCGAAGTTCGGCGCCGTGAACGTGGTGACGCGCAAGCGGCAGGAAGCGCTGACCATCTGCCAGGAGCCCCTGCCCGCCATTCCCGACGATCTCAAGCCCATCCTGGAGGAGAAGCAATGA
- a CDS encoding NUDIX hydrolase, whose protein sequence is MAEQTLHSERIYDGKVVKLRVDRVRMDGGREVQREVVEHAGAVAIVPIDADGRVLLVRQYRTPAGRALLEAPAGGLDADEQPEAAAQRELQEETGYRAATIRRLAGFYTAPGYSTEFIHVYLAEGLSESKLAADDDEQIEVERHTLAEALAMIADGRICDAKSIIGLLAFARLRPSASA, encoded by the coding sequence ATGGCCGAGCAGACGCTGCACAGCGAGCGCATTTACGACGGAAAGGTTGTGAAGCTGCGCGTCGATCGCGTGCGCATGGATGGTGGGCGCGAGGTGCAGCGTGAAGTCGTCGAGCACGCGGGCGCCGTCGCAATCGTGCCGATCGACGCCGACGGCCGCGTGCTGCTGGTGCGTCAGTATCGCACGCCCGCCGGCCGGGCGTTGCTGGAGGCGCCCGCGGGCGGTCTCGACGCTGACGAGCAGCCGGAGGCCGCGGCGCAGCGTGAGCTGCAGGAGGAAACCGGATATCGTGCGGCGACCATTCGCCGCCTGGCCGGCTTCTACACGGCCCCGGGCTACTCCACCGAGTTCATCCACGTCTATCTGGCCGAAGGGCTGAGCGAAAGCAAGCTCGCCGCCGACGACGACGAGCAGATCGAGGTCGAGCGCCACACCCTGGCCGAGGCGCTGGCAATGATCGCCGACGGCCGCATCTGCGACGCCAAGTCGATCATCGGCCTGCTGGCTTTTGCGCGATTGCGTCCGTCCGCGTCCGCATAA
- a CDS encoding NAD-dependent epimerase/dehydratase family protein — MRRQRKPSPPNVMRVLVTGATGFVGSHVAERLLAEGHAVRALVRPRSDVAFLRALAVELAPGDVTAPETLAVAAAGCEGIVHAAAIVGGWGRPEAYFRVGVLGTRNLLNAARAAGVRRFVHLSSIAVYGDDLDGRLLRETDPYGYRPAPWNHYVREKVQSEQLVFSYQTRGWLEAVAVRPSVIWGARDRTAFPAAVALVRRPFAALIGNGRNRIPCAGVRDVADVAALALTLPQAAGRAYNVSSAQQITQRQLYRLIAGTLGRRAPRLSVPLRVAYALGAVCEGAYRLGRRDGPPPVTRFNVELIAADLRVDCSAAHDELGWREQHPVPQAIAEGAAWFNARQMRVADSPTAGQVDDNQARRATTAR; from the coding sequence TTGCGCCGGCAACGCAAGCCCTCGCCCCCTAACGTCATGCGCGTGCTCGTCACCGGCGCCACCGGCTTCGTCGGCAGCCACGTCGCTGAGCGGCTGCTGGCCGAGGGTCATGCCGTCCGTGCCCTCGTGCGCCCGCGCAGCGACGTGGCCTTCCTCCGCGCGTTGGCGGTCGAGCTTGCGCCAGGCGACGTGACGGCGCCGGAGACGCTGGCCGTGGCGGCCGCGGGTTGCGAGGGCATCGTGCACGCGGCGGCGATTGTCGGTGGCTGGGGCCGACCGGAGGCGTACTTCCGCGTCGGCGTGCTGGGCACGCGCAATCTGCTGAATGCGGCGCGGGCCGCCGGCGTGCGGCGCTTCGTCCACCTCAGCTCGATCGCGGTCTACGGCGACGATCTCGACGGCCGCCTCTTGCGCGAAACCGATCCCTACGGCTACCGCCCCGCGCCCTGGAACCACTACGTGCGCGAAAAGGTGCAGTCGGAGCAACTCGTCTTCTCCTACCAGACGCGCGGCTGGCTCGAAGCCGTCGCCGTGCGCCCATCCGTGATCTGGGGCGCCCGCGACCGCACGGCGTTTCCCGCCGCCGTCGCGCTGGTACGCAGACCCTTCGCCGCGCTGATCGGCAACGGCCGCAACCGAATCCCCTGCGCCGGTGTGCGTGACGTGGCGGACGTGGCCGCGCTGGCGCTGACGCTGCCGCAGGCAGCTGGCCGCGCCTACAACGTTTCCAGCGCCCAACAGATTACCCAGCGCCAGCTCTACCGCCTAATCGCCGGCACACTCGGCCGGCGAGCCCCGCGCCTCTCGGTTCCGTTGCGCGTGGCATACGCCCTGGGTGCGGTGTGCGAGGGCGCGTACCGCCTGGGGCGCCGCGACGGCCCGCCGCCCGTCACGCGCTTCAACGTCGAACTGATCGCCGCCGACCTGCGCGTTGATTGCAGCGCTGCACACGACGAGCTCGGCTGGCGCGAGCAGCACCCGGTGCCGCAGGCGATCGCGGAGGGCGCAGCGTGGTTCAATGCGCGGCAAATGCGTGTTGCCGACTCCCCCACCGCTGGACAGGTCGACGATAACCAGGCGCGGCGGGCCACCACGGCACGGTAG
- a CDS encoding N-acetyltransferase — protein sequence MPDEQAGAITISTNGTAPPHAPVVTIEKACAADAEAIHALVTHFADRDEMLHRPLNEVYENLRDFYVARVDGEFAGCVALHLWWADLAEIKSLAVREDRQLKGIGYRLVSACLEEARRLGLAKVFALTYKPGFFEKLNFSVADVMEFPRKVWNECYRCPKFANCNEIAVGIDLSVAPATQALAP from the coding sequence ATGCCTGACGAGCAGGCCGGCGCAATCACGATTTCGACCAACGGCACGGCGCCGCCGCACGCCCCGGTCGTGACGATCGAGAAAGCGTGCGCCGCCGATGCCGAGGCGATCCATGCCCTCGTCACCCACTTCGCCGACCGCGACGAGATGCTCCACCGGCCGCTGAACGAGGTCTACGAGAACCTGCGCGATTTCTACGTGGCGCGCGTGGACGGCGAGTTCGCCGGCTGCGTGGCGCTGCATCTCTGGTGGGCAGACCTGGCCGAGATCAAGTCGCTCGCCGTGCGCGAGGATCGCCAGCTCAAGGGCATCGGCTACCGGCTCGTCTCCGCCTGCCTGGAAGAGGCGCGACGCCTGGGCCTGGCGAAGGTCTTCGCCCTGACCTACAAGCCCGGCTTCTTCGAGAAGCTTAACTTCTCCGTGGCCGACGTGATGGAGTTTCCACGCAAGGTCTGGAACGAGTGCTACCGCTGCCCCAAGTTCGCCAACTGCAACGAGATCGCCGTCGGCATCGATCTGAGCGTTGCGCCGGCAACGCAAGCCCTCGCCCCCTAA
- the recN gene encoding DNA repair protein RecN: MLLELDIRDFAIAEHVRLPLGPGLTVITGETGAGKSILIDALHLLLGARADAGTVRAGAAAAHVEGVFTLDDDALGEGLREQLDEAGVAAEDETLIVSRDVSLDGRARSAARVNGRAVVQTLLASLGTRLVDIHGQSDHVSLLQPATHIELLDRFGGAGEARRAFAEPAARLRGVRAEIDRLVSDERERVRRQERLRFEAEEIEAAELRPDEEDEVRAERQLLANAEQLAELADAAHAALAGGGRGAAAIDSLGRTADLLGQLAALDERMSDDAVTASGLQEQASDLARKLRAYRDAVEFNPARLAAVEERLTLLNTLKRKYGATIAAVIAYGEEASRELAELAGSEERVAALRAEERTLQAALGERATELSARREQAARRLVQAVEHELADLRLAEARFAVQFTRRASADGLACALPLAAVIEHGSVEAAPPADAPLAFDQSGVDRVEFLVSLNPGEPLRPLARVASGGETSRLMLALKSVLGEADAVPTLVFDEIEAGLGGRSAGVVAQKLAALAQRHQVICISHLPQIAAVAGTHLVAVKEVRGGRTRASLTAVSGEARIHELAAMLGGATPANLASARELLGITGENRARNPSPAASTEGSRLFS, encoded by the coding sequence GTGCTGCTCGAACTCGACATCAGGGATTTCGCCATCGCCGAGCACGTGCGGCTGCCGCTTGGCCCCGGCCTCACCGTGATCACGGGCGAGACCGGCGCCGGCAAGAGCATCCTGATCGACGCGCTGCACCTGCTGCTCGGCGCCCGGGCGGACGCGGGCACCGTCCGTGCCGGCGCGGCCGCCGCGCACGTCGAGGGCGTGTTCACGCTGGACGACGATGCGCTCGGCGAAGGCCTGCGCGAGCAGCTCGACGAGGCAGGAGTCGCCGCGGAGGACGAGACGCTGATCGTGAGCCGCGACGTTTCGCTGGACGGCCGGGCGCGTTCGGCCGCACGCGTGAACGGCCGCGCCGTGGTGCAGACTCTGCTCGCCTCGCTGGGCACGCGCCTGGTCGACATTCACGGCCAGTCCGATCACGTCAGCCTGCTGCAGCCGGCTACGCATATCGAGCTGCTGGACCGTTTCGGCGGCGCGGGCGAGGCGCGCCGCGCCTTCGCCGAGCCGGCTGCGCGCCTGCGCGGCGTGCGAGCCGAGATCGACCGGCTGGTTTCGGACGAGCGCGAACGGGTGCGCCGCCAGGAGCGGCTGCGCTTCGAGGCGGAAGAGATCGAAGCCGCCGAGCTGCGCCCCGACGAAGAAGATGAGGTACGGGCCGAGCGCCAGTTGCTCGCCAACGCCGAGCAACTGGCGGAGCTGGCCGACGCCGCGCACGCCGCGCTGGCCGGGGGCGGCCGCGGCGCGGCGGCGATCGACAGCCTGGGTCGTACGGCGGATCTGCTCGGCCAGCTCGCGGCGCTGGACGAGCGCATGAGCGACGACGCGGTGACCGCATCGGGATTGCAGGAGCAGGCGAGCGATCTCGCGCGTAAGCTGCGCGCCTACCGTGACGCCGTCGAGTTCAATCCTGCGCGCCTGGCCGCGGTGGAGGAGCGGCTGACGCTGCTCAACACGCTGAAGCGCAAGTACGGCGCCACGATCGCCGCCGTGATCGCCTACGGCGAGGAGGCGTCGCGCGAACTGGCCGAGCTAGCGGGCAGCGAGGAGCGCGTGGCGGCGCTGCGGGCGGAAGAGCGAACCCTGCAGGCTGCGCTCGGCGAGCGGGCCACGGAGCTGAGCGCCCGGCGCGAGCAGGCGGCACGGCGGCTCGTGCAGGCCGTGGAGCACGAGCTGGCCGACCTGCGCCTGGCTGAAGCCCGCTTCGCCGTGCAATTCACCAGGCGAGCCTCGGCGGATGGGCTGGCCTGTGCGCTGCCGCTCGCAGCCGTGATCGAGCACGGTTCGGTCGAGGCGGCGCCACCCGCGGACGCGCCGCTCGCCTTCGACCAGAGCGGCGTCGATCGCGTCGAGTTTCTGGTCTCGCTGAATCCAGGCGAGCCGCTGCGGCCGCTGGCGCGCGTGGCCAGCGGCGGCGAAACCTCGCGGCTGATGCTGGCGCTGAAGAGCGTGCTGGGCGAGGCGGACGCGGTGCCCACGCTCGTGTTTGATGAGATCGAAGCCGGGCTCGGTGGGCGCTCTGCCGGTGTGGTGGCGCAGAAACTCGCGGCGCTGGCCCAACGCCACCAGGTGATCTGCATCTCGCACCTGCCGCAGATTGCGGCGGTTGCCGGCACGCATCTCGTCGCCGTCAAAGAAGTGCGCGGCGGACGCACGCGCGCCTCGCTGACCGCGGTGAGCGGCGAGGCGCGTATACATGAGCTGGCGGCGATGCTTGGCGGCGCAACACCGGCTAATCTCGCCAGCGCGCGCGAGCTGCTTGGCATAACTGGAGAAAATCGCGCTCGCAACCCCTCACCTGCGGCATCCACCGAAGGGAGTAGACTGTTCAGCTGA